A genomic window from Cotesia glomerata isolate CgM1 linkage group LG7, MPM_Cglom_v2.3, whole genome shotgun sequence includes:
- the LOC123269778 gene encoding uncharacterized protein LOC123269778 encodes MDLELNPTTADNSLMYQAIEDDKLEDLKLLLENGMDVNEPIITTGEFAGFTALHVACMKNKDHLVELLVFDYNADVNAMAADGTQPIHLACFYEPVFDISTWVYNPKKPIHKIRSLVTANANVNAEFGQEIFSKHVKDEKWCPDFGDKMPIVAYIIIYDKPIIMCLFEKVNLNTISLTNKTLLMYAIEYNRDLYISDVMKNVKDPELRDKLINHRDNDDIPLTHYPFHPEKYGKFRYHESTLFVDYFFEENFIPDLLKLGADIYALINNNPATFLPNLSAYRGCTTLLEYALPYYTSMSLSRVLYYATLPIDENSEHLISYKSDRERLFYLVNIRRNQKDCIAIALRDLVLRSAFRLPVSGEEIKLMDQLIASDENLREIINDFKINFIEKELKECFIKFGDYKMTMYDFSMQVFDSKKLKLLAREEDLINVLSKFFEEKIKTSSHSYFTVIKKRIKIRIVDAQIRLDLLQLLKTIPSLREAIPLPFEVVLDIVEYLNNIQLFVLINAFYSFPHSKMTY; translated from the exons ATGGATCTTGAATTAAATCCAACAACAGCTGACAATTCACTGATGTATCAAGCCATCGAAGATGACAAATTGGAAGatcttaaattgttattaGAAAATGGAATGGATGTAAATGAACCGATAATAACAACTGGAGAATTTGCTGGATTCACAGCATTGCATGTTGCATGCATGAAAAATAAAGATCACTTGGTGGAGTTACTAGTTTTTGATTATAATGCAGATGTCAATGCAATGGCTGCTGACGGGACTCAACCCATTCATTTGGCTTGTTTTTATGAACCAGTATTCGACATTTCAACCTGGGTTTACAATCCAAAAAAACCCATTCATAAAATAAGATCATTGGTGACAGCTAATGCCAATGTTAATGCCGAATTTggacaagaaattttttcaaagcacGTCAAAGACGAAAAATGGTGTCCCGATTTTGGTGACAAAATGCCAATAGTtgcatatattattatttatgataagcCAATAATAATGTGTCTTTTCGAAAAAGTCAACTTAAACACTATAAGCCTTACAAATAAAACATTGCTGATGTATGCTATTGAATACAACCgtgatttatatatttcagaCGTTATGAAAAATGTAAAGGATCCAGAGTTGAGGGATAAGTTGATAAACCACCGCGATAATGATGATATACCGCTAACTCATTATCCATTCCATCCTGAAAAATATGGGAAGTTTCGATATCATGAAAGCACGTTGTTCGTTGATTACTTTTTCGAGGAAAACTTTATTCCTGATTTATTAAAGTTGGGGGCTGACATTTACGCACTGATAAACAATAATCCAGCAACATTTTTGCCTAATCTATCAGCTTATAGAGGTTGTACAACTCTACTGGAGTATGCTTTGCCTTATTATACTTCTATGTCCTTATCTAGG GTTTTATACTACGCCACGCTGCCTATAGATGAAAAttctgagcatttaataagtTACAAATCAGATCGTGAACGACTTTTTTATCTAGTAAATATCAGAAGAAATCAAAAAGATTGTATAGCTATTGCTTTAAGAGATCTGGTCTTAAGGAGTGCATTCAGATTACCTGTTTCaggagaagaaataaaattgatggaTCAATTAATTGCCAGCGACGAAAATCTCAGAGAGATCATAAatgactttaaaataaatttcattgaaaaagaattaaaggagtgttttattaaattcggTGATTATAAAATGACAATGTATGACTTTTCAATGCAAGTTTTtgactctaaaaaattaaaattgttggcGCGAGAAGAGGATTTGATCAATGTcctaagtaaatttttcgaggaaaaaattaaaacctcGAGTCATTCCTACTTTACGGTCATTAAAAAACGTATTAAAATCAGGATAGTAGATGCTCAGATTAGGTTAGATCTTCTCCAACTTTTGAAGACAATTCCATCACTTAGAGAAGCCATACCGTTACCGTTTGAAGTGGTATTAGATATTGTTGAGTATCTAAATAACATACAGTTGTTCGTATTAATAAACGCATTTTATAGTTTCCCACATAGCAAAATGACGTATTAA
- the LOC123269922 gene encoding uncharacterized protein LOC123269922: protein MDPELNPTTAGNSLMYQAIEEDKLEDLKLLLENGMDVNEPIITTGEFAGFTALHVACMKNKDHLVDLLVNDYKADVNAMAADGTEPILLACFYEPLGEFETWVVNPKVGSKIPTLVKANANVNAEFGQEILSKHFKDREWCPDFGDKMPLAVYTVIYDKPSLTYYLKKINLDIISLTNKTLLMYAAEKKCYQYIFHIVLNVKDPLLMDKLINHRDNDDVPLTHYPFHPKKYGKFRYHETTMFTYDSMGEEFIPEILSDLGTDLYALINNDPATFLPNLAAYRGCPLILEDSLPYYTSMSLSRALYYATLPIDENSEDLVPVIPEVERLDALMIIRANREDCIDIALRDLVFRSVFRLPGPEEEIKLMEKLVANDEKLRATVNDFKRNFIEKELQESFIEFGDKKMTMYDFLMQVFDNKKLKFLAREENSLNVLHKVFWERCDDDDFYKSYYNPIKTRIENAKERLRHLENLKKISSLRKAIPLPFELVLEIVEYLNNKYLNLFIKAFYSS from the coding sequence ATGGATCCTGAATTAAATCCAACAACAGCTGGCAACTCACTGATGTATCAAGCCATCGAAGAAGACAAATTGGAAGatcttaaattgttattaGAAAATGGAATGGATGTAAATGAACCGATAATAACAACTGGAGAATTTGCTGGATTCACAGCATTGCATGTTGCATGCATGAAAAATAAAGATCACTTGGTGGATTTACTAGTTAATGATTATAAAGCAGATGTCAATGCAATGGCTGCTGACGGGACTGAACCCATTCTTTTGGCTTGTTTTTATGAACCACTAGGCGAATTTGAAACCTGGGTTGTAAACCCAAAAGTAGGCAGTAAAATACCAACATTGGTAAAAGCTAATGCAAATGTTAATGCCGAATTTGGACAAGAAATTTTGTCAAAGCACTTTAAAGACAGAGAATGGTGTCCCGATTTTGGTGACAAAATGCCACTAGCTGTATATACtgttatttatgataaaccaTCATTAACTtattaccttaaaaaaataaacttagacATTATAAGCCTTACAAATAAAACATTGCTGATGTACGCTGCTGAAAAGAAAtgttatcaatatattttccaCATTGTGTTAAATGTAAAAGATCCTTTATTGATGGATAAGTTGATAAACCACCGCGATAATGATGATGTACCGCTAACTCATTATCCATTCCATCctaaaaaatatggaaaatttCGATATCATGAAACTACGATGTTTACTTATGACTCTATGGGTGAAGAATTTATTCCTGAAATATTATCAGACTTGGGGACTGACCTGTACGCACTGATAAACAATGATCCAGCAACATTTTTGCCCAATCTAGCAGCTTACAGAGGTTGTCCATTGATACTGGAGGATTCTTTGCCTTATTATACTTCTATGTCCTTATCTAGGGCTTTGTACTACGCTACGCTTCCTATAGATGAAAATTCTGAGGATTTAGTACCTGTCATTCCGGAAGTTGAGCGACTTGATGCTCTGATGATAATCAGAGCAAATCGAGAAGATTGTATAGACATTGCTTTAAGAGATCTGGTCTTTAGGAGTGTATTCAGATTACCTGGTccagaagaagaaataaaattgatggaGAAATTAGTTGCCAATGACGAAAAACTCAGAGCGACGGTAAATGActtcaaaagaaatttcattgaaaaagaATTACAGGAGAGTTTTATTGAATTCGgcgataaaaaaatgacaatgtatgattttttgatgcaagtttttgacaataaaaaattaaaatttttggctcGAGAAGAGAATTCACTGAATGTCCTACATAAAGTTTTCTGGGAGCGTTGTGATGACGATGATTTTTATAAGAGCTATTATAATCCAATTAAAACCAGGATAGAAAATGCTAAGGAAAGGTTAAGACATCtcgaaaatttgaagaaaatttcttcactCAGAAAAGCTATACCGTTACCATTTGAACTGGTATTAGAAATTGTTGAGTATCTAAACAACAAATACTTGaacttatttataaaagcatTTTATAGTTCGTAA